A part of Mustela erminea isolate mMusErm1 chromosome 9, mMusErm1.Pri, whole genome shotgun sequence genomic DNA contains:
- the LOC116599980 gene encoding uncharacterized protein LOC116599980, whose protein sequence is MGSVSPSGVKEQRLVSWAHGQQKKAGEADLQSCCRAGITVQVLRSEAKAEPKSKLIRERETTHRALRTDSGRKEGTERATRTWSAGLGGGGGDLPWDLLHFWAQYPARAAPALDATLSLPPKPRVCGLFIIVAPRLWERRPPALGTKVTQGEGAAGSRGKHIPWEIRSEIAPNPDRPAPALRLACPLCKQGKAEPSLRRFHSHTGLGADFICGEDMDGAGELSH, encoded by the exons ATGGGCTCTGTCAGCCCCTCAGGAGTGAAAGAGCAGAGGCTAGTGTCCTGGGCTCACGGCCAAC agaagaaggcaggagaGGCTGATTTGCAGAGCTGCTGCAGAGCTGGGATTACCGTCCAGGTTCTTCGTTCAGAG GCCAAAGCAGAACCCAAGTCAAAGCTGATTAGAGAACGAGAGACGACACACAGGGCTCTGCGCACAGACTCTGGGAGGAAAGAAGGCACAGAAAGAGCAACCAG GACTTGGAGCGCTGGGTTGGGAGGTGGTGGCGGTGACCTGCCTTGGGACCTGCTCCACTTCTGGGCTCAATACCCAGCGAGGGCCGCTCCAGCCCTGGATGCCACGCTCTCTCTGCCTCCAAAACCAAGGGTGTGTGGTCTGTTCATCATCGTCGCCCCGCGGCTTTGGGAGAGGCGCCCTCCTGCTCTAGGAACCAAAGTGACTCA aggggagggggcagctggaAGTAGAGGGAAGCACATTCCATGGGAGATCCGATCAGAAATAGCCCCAAACCCTGACCGTCCAGCCCCTGCTCTGCGCCTGGCCTGCCCATTGTGTAAACAAGGTAAG GCTGAACCAAGTCTCAGGCGTTTCCATTCACACACTGGACTCGGTGCAGATTTTATCTGCGGCGAGGACATGGATGGCGCTGGAGAGTTATCAcactaa